One segment of Choloepus didactylus isolate mChoDid1 chromosome 15, mChoDid1.pri, whole genome shotgun sequence DNA contains the following:
- the LOXL4 gene encoding lysyl oxidase homolog 4 isoform X3 — protein sequence MGGSRIKGPQGAPGGPLTLHAGGVPAPAPAPVPGPSAIQLVSRRLARGPIWLDNVRCVGTESFLDQCRSNGWGVSDCSHSEDVGVVCQPQRRRGFLSERVSNALGPQGQRLEEVRLKPILASAKRQSPVTEGAVEVRYEGHWRQVCEQGWTMNNSRVVCGMLGFPSEAPVDSHYYRKVWSSKMKDPKSRLKSLTKKNSFWIHRVSCLGTEPHMANCQVQVSPAWGKLQPSCPGGMHAVVSCVAGPRFRPPKAKPQHKELGAQQEPRVRLRSGAQVGEGRVEVLMDRQWGTICDHRWNLISASVVCRQLGFGSAREALFGAQLGQGLGPIHLSEVRCKGYERTLGDCPSLKGSQNGCQHDNDAAVRCNIPNMGFQNQVRLAGGRTPEEGLVEVQVEVNGVQRWGTVCSDHWGLSEAMVACRQLGLGFANHAIKDTWYWQGTPGSGEVVMSGVRCSGTELALQQCQRHGPVHCSHGMGRFAAGVSCTDSAPDLVMNAQLVQETAYLEDRPLSQLYCAHEENCLSQSADHMNWPYGHRRLLRFSSQIHNLGRADFRPKTGRHSWIWHQCHRHYHSIEVFTHYDLLTLNGSKVAEGHKASFCLEDTSCPKGLQRRYACANFGEQGVTVGCWDTYRHDIDCQWVDITDVGPGDYIFQVVVNPKNEVAESDFSNNMMRCRCKYDGHRVWLHNCHTGDSYRADAELSLEQEQRLRNNLI from the exons atGGGCGGCAGCCGCATAAAAGGGCCCCAGGGCGCCCCAGGAGGCCCATTAACCTTGCACGCCGGCGGcgtccctgcccctgccccagccccagtccCGGGACCGTCCGCGATCCAGCTGGTGAGCCGCCGCCTGGCCAGGG GACCCATCTGGCTGGACAATGTGCGCTGTGTGGGCACGGAGAGCTTCCTGGACCAGTGCAGGTCTAACGGCTGGGGTGTCAGTGACTGCAGCCACTCGGAGGATGTCGGGGTGGTGTGCCAGCCCCAGCGCCGGCGTGGCTTTCTTTCCGAGAGGGTCTCCAATGCCCTCGGGCCCCAG GGCCAGCGGCTGGAGGAGGTGCGGCTCAAGCCCATCCTTGCCAGCGCCAAGCGGCAGAGCCCGGTGACCGAGGGTGCCGTGGAGGTGAGGTACGAAGGCCACTGGCGGCAGGTGTGCGAACAGGGCTGGACCATGAACAACAGCCGGGTGGTGTGCGGGATGCTGGGCTTCCCCAGCGAGGCGCCCGTCGACAGCCACTACTACAG GAAAGTCTGGAGTTCGAAGATGAAGGATCCCAAGTCTAG GCTGAAGAGCCTGACTAAGAAGAATTCCTTCTGGATCCACCGTGTCAGCTGCCTGGGGACAGAGCCCCACATGGCCAACTGTCAGGTGCAGGTGTCTCCAGCCTGGGGCAAGCTGCAGCCCTCCTGCCCTGGTGGCATGCACGCTGTGGTGAGCTGTGTGGCAGGGCCCCGCTTCCGCCCACCAAAGGCAAAGCCCCAGCACAAGGAGTTGGGGGCACAG CAGGAGCCGAGGGTGCGTCTCCGCTCCGGGGCCCAGGTGGGCGAGGGCCGCGTGGAAGTGCTCATGGACCGCCAGTGGGGCACCATCTGTGACCACAGGTGGAACCTCATCTCCGCCAGCGTCGTGTGCCGTCAGCTTGGCTTTGGCTCTGCTCGGGAGGCTCTCTTTGGGGCTCAGTTGGGCCAAG GGCTGGGGCCCATCCACCTGAGTGAGGTGCGCTGCAAGGGATATGAGCGGACCCTCGGTGACTGCCCCTCCCTGAAAGGGTCCCAGAATGGTTGCCAGCATGATAATGACGCTGCCGTCAGGTGCAACATCCCTAACATGGGCTTCCAGAATCAG GTGCGTTTGGCTGGTGGGCGCACCCCTGAGGAGGGCCTGGTGGAGGTGCAGGTGGAGGTGAATGGTGTCCAGCGCTGGGGGACAGTGTGCAGTGACCACTGGGGACTCAGCGAAGCCATGGTGGCTTGCCGACAGCTCGGCCTGGGTTTTGCCAACCACGCCATCAAG GACACCTGGTACTGGCAGGGGACGCCGGGGTCTGGAGAAGTGGTGATGAGTGGGGTGCGCTGCTCAGGCACAGAGCTTGCCCTACAGCAGTGTCAAAGGCACGGTCCGGTGCACTGCTCCCACGGCATGGGGCGCTTCGCGGCTGGAGTCTCCTGTACAGACA GTGCTCCAGACCTAGTGATGAACGCCCAACTAGTGCAGGAGACGGCATACTTGGAGGACCGCCCACTCAGCCAGCTCTACTGTGCCCATGAAGAAAACTGCCTCTCCCAGTCTGCTGACCACATGAACTGGCCCTACGGGCACCGGCGCCTGTTGCGCTTCTCCTCACAGATCCACAACCTAGGCCGGGCCGACTTTCGTCCCAAGACGGGACGCCACAGCTGGATTTGGCACCAGTGTCACAG GCACTACCACAGCATTGAGGTCTTCACCCACTATGATCTGCTCACTCTCAATGGCTCGAAGGTGGCTGAGGGGCACAAGGCCAGCTTCTGCTTGGAGGACACAAGCTGCCCCAAAG GACTGCAGCGACGGTATGCATGTGCCAACTTTGGGGAACAGGGAGTGACTGTAGGCTGCTGGGACACCTACCGGCATGACATTGATTGCCAGTGGGTGGACATCACAGATGTGGGCCCTGGGGACTATATCTTCCAG GTGGTTGTGAATCCCAAAAATGAGGTGGCAGAGTCAGACTTCTCCAACAACATGATGCGGTGCCGATGCAAGTATGATGGGCACCGGGTCTGGCTGCACAACTGCCACACAG GGGATTCATACCGAGCTGATGCAGAGCTCTCCCTGGAGCAGGAGCAGCGTCTCAGGAACAACCTCATCTGA
- the LOXL4 gene encoding lysyl oxidase homolog 4 isoform X1: protein MWSPPATLSLLLLLLGQGPPCRPQSLGTTKLRLVGPEGRPEEGRLEVLHQGQWGTVCDDNFALQEATVVCRQLGFEATLTWAHSAKYGQGEGPIWLDNVRCVGTESFLDQCRSNGWGVSDCSHSEDVGVVCQPQRRRGFLSERVSNALGPQGQRLEEVRLKPILASAKRQSPVTEGAVEVRYEGHWRQVCEQGWTMNNSRVVCGMLGFPSEAPVDSHYYRKVWSSKMKDPKSRLKSLTKKNSFWIHRVSCLGTEPHMANCQVQVSPAWGKLQPSCPGGMHAVVSCVAGPRFRPPKAKPQHKELGAQQEPRVRLRSGAQVGEGRVEVLMDRQWGTICDHRWNLISASVVCRQLGFGSAREALFGAQLGQGLGPIHLSEVRCKGYERTLGDCPSLKGSQNGCQHDNDAAVRCNIPNMGFQNQVRLAGGRTPEEGLVEVQVEVNGVQRWGTVCSDHWGLSEAMVACRQLGLGFANHAIKDTWYWQGTPGSGEVVMSGVRCSGTELALQQCQRHGPVHCSHGMGRFAAGVSCTDSAPDLVMNAQLVQETAYLEDRPLSQLYCAHEENCLSQSADHMNWPYGHRRLLRFSSQIHNLGRADFRPKTGRHSWIWHQCHRHYHSIEVFTHYDLLTLNGSKVAEGHKASFCLEDTSCPKGLQRRYACANFGEQGVTVGCWDTYRHDIDCQWVDITDVGPGDYIFQVVVNPKNEVAESDFSNNMMRCRCKYDGHRVWLHNCHTGDSYRADAELSLEQEQRLRNNLI, encoded by the exons ATGTGGTCCCCACCAGCCACCCTCTCCTTGCTCTTGCTGCTGCTGGGCCAGGGCCCTCCCTGCAGACCACAGTCACTGGGCACCACAAAGCTGCGGCTGGTGGGCCCAGAGGGCAGGCCGGAGGAGGGCCGCCTGGAGGTGCTGCACCAGGGCCAGTGGGGCACCGTGTGCGATGACAACTTTGCCCTCCAGGAGGCCACAGTGGTCTGTCGCCAGCTGGGCTTTGAGGCTACTTTGACCTGGGCCCACAGTGCCAAGTATGGCCAAGGAGAGG GACCCATCTGGCTGGACAATGTGCGCTGTGTGGGCACGGAGAGCTTCCTGGACCAGTGCAGGTCTAACGGCTGGGGTGTCAGTGACTGCAGCCACTCGGAGGATGTCGGGGTGGTGTGCCAGCCCCAGCGCCGGCGTGGCTTTCTTTCCGAGAGGGTCTCCAATGCCCTCGGGCCCCAG GGCCAGCGGCTGGAGGAGGTGCGGCTCAAGCCCATCCTTGCCAGCGCCAAGCGGCAGAGCCCGGTGACCGAGGGTGCCGTGGAGGTGAGGTACGAAGGCCACTGGCGGCAGGTGTGCGAACAGGGCTGGACCATGAACAACAGCCGGGTGGTGTGCGGGATGCTGGGCTTCCCCAGCGAGGCGCCCGTCGACAGCCACTACTACAG GAAAGTCTGGAGTTCGAAGATGAAGGATCCCAAGTCTAG GCTGAAGAGCCTGACTAAGAAGAATTCCTTCTGGATCCACCGTGTCAGCTGCCTGGGGACAGAGCCCCACATGGCCAACTGTCAGGTGCAGGTGTCTCCAGCCTGGGGCAAGCTGCAGCCCTCCTGCCCTGGTGGCATGCACGCTGTGGTGAGCTGTGTGGCAGGGCCCCGCTTCCGCCCACCAAAGGCAAAGCCCCAGCACAAGGAGTTGGGGGCACAG CAGGAGCCGAGGGTGCGTCTCCGCTCCGGGGCCCAGGTGGGCGAGGGCCGCGTGGAAGTGCTCATGGACCGCCAGTGGGGCACCATCTGTGACCACAGGTGGAACCTCATCTCCGCCAGCGTCGTGTGCCGTCAGCTTGGCTTTGGCTCTGCTCGGGAGGCTCTCTTTGGGGCTCAGTTGGGCCAAG GGCTGGGGCCCATCCACCTGAGTGAGGTGCGCTGCAAGGGATATGAGCGGACCCTCGGTGACTGCCCCTCCCTGAAAGGGTCCCAGAATGGTTGCCAGCATGATAATGACGCTGCCGTCAGGTGCAACATCCCTAACATGGGCTTCCAGAATCAG GTGCGTTTGGCTGGTGGGCGCACCCCTGAGGAGGGCCTGGTGGAGGTGCAGGTGGAGGTGAATGGTGTCCAGCGCTGGGGGACAGTGTGCAGTGACCACTGGGGACTCAGCGAAGCCATGGTGGCTTGCCGACAGCTCGGCCTGGGTTTTGCCAACCACGCCATCAAG GACACCTGGTACTGGCAGGGGACGCCGGGGTCTGGAGAAGTGGTGATGAGTGGGGTGCGCTGCTCAGGCACAGAGCTTGCCCTACAGCAGTGTCAAAGGCACGGTCCGGTGCACTGCTCCCACGGCATGGGGCGCTTCGCGGCTGGAGTCTCCTGTACAGACA GTGCTCCAGACCTAGTGATGAACGCCCAACTAGTGCAGGAGACGGCATACTTGGAGGACCGCCCACTCAGCCAGCTCTACTGTGCCCATGAAGAAAACTGCCTCTCCCAGTCTGCTGACCACATGAACTGGCCCTACGGGCACCGGCGCCTGTTGCGCTTCTCCTCACAGATCCACAACCTAGGCCGGGCCGACTTTCGTCCCAAGACGGGACGCCACAGCTGGATTTGGCACCAGTGTCACAG GCACTACCACAGCATTGAGGTCTTCACCCACTATGATCTGCTCACTCTCAATGGCTCGAAGGTGGCTGAGGGGCACAAGGCCAGCTTCTGCTTGGAGGACACAAGCTGCCCCAAAG GACTGCAGCGACGGTATGCATGTGCCAACTTTGGGGAACAGGGAGTGACTGTAGGCTGCTGGGACACCTACCGGCATGACATTGATTGCCAGTGGGTGGACATCACAGATGTGGGCCCTGGGGACTATATCTTCCAG GTGGTTGTGAATCCCAAAAATGAGGTGGCAGAGTCAGACTTCTCCAACAACATGATGCGGTGCCGATGCAAGTATGATGGGCACCGGGTCTGGCTGCACAACTGCCACACAG GGGATTCATACCGAGCTGATGCAGAGCTCTCCCTGGAGCAGGAGCAGCGTCTCAGGAACAACCTCATCTGA
- the LOXL4 gene encoding lysyl oxidase homolog 4 isoform X2, with protein MWSPPATLSLLLLLLGQGPPCRPQSLGTTKLRLVGPEGRPEEGRLEVLHQGQWGTVCDDNFALQEATVVCRQLGFEATLTWAHSAKYGQGEGPIWLDNVRCVGTESFLDQCRSNGWGVSDCSHSEDVGVVCQPQRRRGFLSERVSNALGPQGQRLEEVRLKPILASAKRQSPVTEGAVEVRYEGHWRQVCEQGWTMNNSRVVCGMLGFPSEAPVDSHYYRKVWSSKMKDPKSRLKSLTKKNSFWIHRVSCLGTEPHMANCQVQVSPAWGKLQPSCPGGMHAVVSCVAGPRFRPPKAKPQHKELGAQEPRVRLRSGAQVGEGRVEVLMDRQWGTICDHRWNLISASVVCRQLGFGSAREALFGAQLGQGLGPIHLSEVRCKGYERTLGDCPSLKGSQNGCQHDNDAAVRCNIPNMGFQNQVRLAGGRTPEEGLVEVQVEVNGVQRWGTVCSDHWGLSEAMVACRQLGLGFANHAIKDTWYWQGTPGSGEVVMSGVRCSGTELALQQCQRHGPVHCSHGMGRFAAGVSCTDSAPDLVMNAQLVQETAYLEDRPLSQLYCAHEENCLSQSADHMNWPYGHRRLLRFSSQIHNLGRADFRPKTGRHSWIWHQCHRHYHSIEVFTHYDLLTLNGSKVAEGHKASFCLEDTSCPKGLQRRYACANFGEQGVTVGCWDTYRHDIDCQWVDITDVGPGDYIFQVVVNPKNEVAESDFSNNMMRCRCKYDGHRVWLHNCHTGDSYRADAELSLEQEQRLRNNLI; from the exons ATGTGGTCCCCACCAGCCACCCTCTCCTTGCTCTTGCTGCTGCTGGGCCAGGGCCCTCCCTGCAGACCACAGTCACTGGGCACCACAAAGCTGCGGCTGGTGGGCCCAGAGGGCAGGCCGGAGGAGGGCCGCCTGGAGGTGCTGCACCAGGGCCAGTGGGGCACCGTGTGCGATGACAACTTTGCCCTCCAGGAGGCCACAGTGGTCTGTCGCCAGCTGGGCTTTGAGGCTACTTTGACCTGGGCCCACAGTGCCAAGTATGGCCAAGGAGAGG GACCCATCTGGCTGGACAATGTGCGCTGTGTGGGCACGGAGAGCTTCCTGGACCAGTGCAGGTCTAACGGCTGGGGTGTCAGTGACTGCAGCCACTCGGAGGATGTCGGGGTGGTGTGCCAGCCCCAGCGCCGGCGTGGCTTTCTTTCCGAGAGGGTCTCCAATGCCCTCGGGCCCCAG GGCCAGCGGCTGGAGGAGGTGCGGCTCAAGCCCATCCTTGCCAGCGCCAAGCGGCAGAGCCCGGTGACCGAGGGTGCCGTGGAGGTGAGGTACGAAGGCCACTGGCGGCAGGTGTGCGAACAGGGCTGGACCATGAACAACAGCCGGGTGGTGTGCGGGATGCTGGGCTTCCCCAGCGAGGCGCCCGTCGACAGCCACTACTACAG GAAAGTCTGGAGTTCGAAGATGAAGGATCCCAAGTCTAG GCTGAAGAGCCTGACTAAGAAGAATTCCTTCTGGATCCACCGTGTCAGCTGCCTGGGGACAGAGCCCCACATGGCCAACTGTCAGGTGCAGGTGTCTCCAGCCTGGGGCAAGCTGCAGCCCTCCTGCCCTGGTGGCATGCACGCTGTGGTGAGCTGTGTGGCAGGGCCCCGCTTCCGCCCACCAAAGGCAAAGCCCCAGCACAAGGAGTTGGGGGCACAG GAGCCGAGGGTGCGTCTCCGCTCCGGGGCCCAGGTGGGCGAGGGCCGCGTGGAAGTGCTCATGGACCGCCAGTGGGGCACCATCTGTGACCACAGGTGGAACCTCATCTCCGCCAGCGTCGTGTGCCGTCAGCTTGGCTTTGGCTCTGCTCGGGAGGCTCTCTTTGGGGCTCAGTTGGGCCAAG GGCTGGGGCCCATCCACCTGAGTGAGGTGCGCTGCAAGGGATATGAGCGGACCCTCGGTGACTGCCCCTCCCTGAAAGGGTCCCAGAATGGTTGCCAGCATGATAATGACGCTGCCGTCAGGTGCAACATCCCTAACATGGGCTTCCAGAATCAG GTGCGTTTGGCTGGTGGGCGCACCCCTGAGGAGGGCCTGGTGGAGGTGCAGGTGGAGGTGAATGGTGTCCAGCGCTGGGGGACAGTGTGCAGTGACCACTGGGGACTCAGCGAAGCCATGGTGGCTTGCCGACAGCTCGGCCTGGGTTTTGCCAACCACGCCATCAAG GACACCTGGTACTGGCAGGGGACGCCGGGGTCTGGAGAAGTGGTGATGAGTGGGGTGCGCTGCTCAGGCACAGAGCTTGCCCTACAGCAGTGTCAAAGGCACGGTCCGGTGCACTGCTCCCACGGCATGGGGCGCTTCGCGGCTGGAGTCTCCTGTACAGACA GTGCTCCAGACCTAGTGATGAACGCCCAACTAGTGCAGGAGACGGCATACTTGGAGGACCGCCCACTCAGCCAGCTCTACTGTGCCCATGAAGAAAACTGCCTCTCCCAGTCTGCTGACCACATGAACTGGCCCTACGGGCACCGGCGCCTGTTGCGCTTCTCCTCACAGATCCACAACCTAGGCCGGGCCGACTTTCGTCCCAAGACGGGACGCCACAGCTGGATTTGGCACCAGTGTCACAG GCACTACCACAGCATTGAGGTCTTCACCCACTATGATCTGCTCACTCTCAATGGCTCGAAGGTGGCTGAGGGGCACAAGGCCAGCTTCTGCTTGGAGGACACAAGCTGCCCCAAAG GACTGCAGCGACGGTATGCATGTGCCAACTTTGGGGAACAGGGAGTGACTGTAGGCTGCTGGGACACCTACCGGCATGACATTGATTGCCAGTGGGTGGACATCACAGATGTGGGCCCTGGGGACTATATCTTCCAG GTGGTTGTGAATCCCAAAAATGAGGTGGCAGAGTCAGACTTCTCCAACAACATGATGCGGTGCCGATGCAAGTATGATGGGCACCGGGTCTGGCTGCACAACTGCCACACAG GGGATTCATACCGAGCTGATGCAGAGCTCTCCCTGGAGCAGGAGCAGCGTCTCAGGAACAACCTCATCTGA